A window from Brachionichthys hirsutus isolate HB-005 chromosome 4, CSIRO-AGI_Bhir_v1, whole genome shotgun sequence encodes these proteins:
- the mthfd2 gene encoding bifunctional methylenetetrahydrofolate dehydrogenase/cyclohydrolase, mitochondrial, with translation MAAIRALRKVCQHARHQARKLHASASSQAAVVISGKQLAQQIRGEARADVEKWVVSGHRRPHLSVLLVGDDPASHSYVLNKTRAAADVGISSETILKHSDIGEEELLDLIYKLNADHRVDGLLVQLPLPEHIDERTICNAVSPTKDVDGFHVVNVGRMCLDQSTMLPATPWGVWEIIKRTGIPTLGKNVVVAGRSKNVGMPIAMLLHTDGRHERPGGDATVTISHRYTPKEQLRQHTQIADVIVAAAGIPNLITADMIKEGAAVIDVGINRVRDPITGKNRLVGDVDFEGVRQKAGFITPVPGGVGPMTVAMLMKNTIKAAQNILLYPPERIRMAATS, from the exons ATGGCGGCGATCAGGGCTCTCAGGAAAGTGTGCCAGCACGCCCGGCATCAGGCGCGTAAACTTCACGCGTCCGCCTCGAG TCAGGCGGCGGTGGTCATCTCAGGAAAACAACTCGCACAGCAGATTCGGGGGGAGGCCCGGGCCGACGTGGAGAAATGGGTTGTGTCTGGCCACAGGAGGCCCCATCTGAGCGTGCTCCTGGTAGGAGACGACCCGGCCAGTCACTCCTACGTCCTGAATAAAACACGGGCAGCGGCTGATGTTG GAATCTCCAGCGAGACGATTCTCAAGCATTCAGACATCGGTGAGGAGGAGCTGTTGGACCTGATCTACAAACTCAACGCGGACCATCGGGTGGACGGTCTGCTGGTGCAGCTGCCTCTGCCAG AGCACATTGACGAACGCACGATCTGTAATGCCGTTTCACCTACCAAGGACGTGGACGGCTTCCACGTGGTCAATGTCGGCCGCATGTGCCTGGATCAGTCCACCATGCTCCCCGCCACTCCGTGGGGAGTCTGGGAGATTATCAAACGCACAG GCATTCCTACTCTTGGGAAGAATGTTGTGGTTGCCGGGCGATCAAAGAACGTAGGCATGCCGATTGCTATGTTGCTGCACACCGACGGCCGACACGAGAGGCCCGGAG GCGATGCCACGGTCACCATTTCTCACCGCTACACTCCAAAGGAGCAACTTCGCCAACACACTCAAATCGCTGATGTGATTGTGGCTGCTGCAG GTATTCCAAACCTCATAACCGCGGACATGATCAAAGAGGGAGCGGCGGTGATCGATGTCGGTATCAACAGAGTGCGGGACCCAATCACCGGGAAGAACAGACTCGTGGGAGACGTGGACTTTGAAG GCGTTAGGCAGAAGGCAGGCTTCATCACGCCTGTCCCTGGGGGGGTGGGACCCATGACGGTGGCAATGCTCATGAAAAACACTATCAAAGCAGCTCAGAACATTCTGCTGTATCCGCCGGAGAGGATCCGCATGGCGGCCACGTCCTAA